The Streptomyces sp. NBC_00224 genome has a window encoding:
- a CDS encoding LysE family translocator, which translates to MISSTAAGGMALVELGMALTPGPNMVYLVSRSVSQGRMAGLVSLAGTAAGFLVYMTLANVGLAVIFVAVPWLYIGFKAVGAAYLAFLAWQALRQGGRGLFEPSSLQRDSHWRLLRMGLITNLLNPKVAILYLALIPQFIDPARGHTTAQGFTLGAVQIAVGLTVNALIVLAAGSIASLLKSRPAWAKWQRWTTGSLLGAVAITLAREVPARARA; encoded by the coding sequence ATGATCTCATCGACGGCAGCCGGCGGAATGGCCCTGGTCGAACTAGGAATGGCACTGACGCCGGGCCCGAACATGGTGTACCTGGTGTCTCGGAGCGTCAGCCAGGGACGCATGGCTGGGCTTGTCTCGCTGGCCGGGACTGCGGCGGGCTTCCTCGTGTACATGACTTTGGCCAACGTGGGGTTGGCGGTGATCTTCGTTGCCGTCCCGTGGCTGTACATCGGTTTTAAGGCTGTCGGCGCGGCCTACCTCGCATTCCTGGCCTGGCAGGCACTCAGGCAGGGAGGCCGCGGGTTGTTCGAGCCAAGCAGCCTCCAGCGCGACTCGCACTGGAGGCTGCTGCGGATGGGGCTGATCACCAACCTGCTCAACCCGAAGGTCGCCATCTTGTACCTCGCCCTCATCCCGCAGTTCATCGATCCCGCACGCGGCCACACCACGGCCCAAGGGTTCACTCTCGGCGCTGTGCAGATCGCGGTGGGCCTCACCGTGAACGCGCTGATCGTGCTCGCAGCTGGATCAATCGCCAGCCTGCTCAAGAGCCGCCCGGCATGGGCCAAGTGGCAACGCTGGACCACTGGGAGCCTTCTCGGTGCTGTCGCGATCACTCTCGCCCGGGAGGTACCCGCCCGCGCGCGGGCTTGA
- a CDS encoding glycosyltransferase family 4 protein: MTTQLLSILTGINRTCVPSSGSMILASDLYGAMPGFHTTFLGRAPVAPAWKAAFDRLITLSTAKRPHGPDFAPYVDALTREVGALVNEIQPHAIHAQNLGFALSLALTRTAGNIPIIAIAHGPDVMAAERSPSEREGMNEVAAASAAIVAPTSALADRIDRLTRHRFTDRLTVIPWGIRLSDARVRNQPPTGIGPLSLVHAGRLDDNKSTITAVKALALTDQPHHLTVIGEGILREHLEQRAIELGLRDRVLFVPFLPRTELWRRLPGFDAFVFTTRGLEAFGLVLIEAQAHGLPVAYSDLPGVRDVLGNGGVPYTPGNPHSLAEALDEMGRDLHRRQDLTKEALHNARRYDITATGRQLRELTLRVASSAAAPSASAGHATAGRVHKPEPALKADREPADADLTCVRNGGGAADPLVTRVACRP, encoded by the coding sequence ATGACCACCCAACTCCTGAGCATCCTGACCGGCATCAACCGCACCTGCGTACCCTCATCCGGGAGCATGATCCTCGCCAGCGATCTCTACGGCGCAATGCCTGGATTCCACACGACCTTCCTGGGCAGAGCACCGGTCGCCCCGGCATGGAAGGCTGCATTTGATCGGCTGATCACCCTCTCCACGGCGAAGCGTCCCCACGGCCCGGACTTCGCCCCCTACGTTGACGCGTTGACGCGTGAGGTCGGTGCGCTCGTCAACGAGATCCAGCCGCACGCCATACACGCCCAGAACCTCGGGTTCGCTCTCAGCCTGGCCCTCACCCGAACTGCCGGCAACATCCCGATCATCGCCATCGCCCACGGCCCCGACGTGATGGCGGCCGAGCGCAGTCCATCGGAACGCGAGGGCATGAACGAAGTTGCTGCCGCAAGCGCGGCGATCGTCGCCCCGACCTCCGCGCTCGCCGATCGCATCGACCGTCTCACCCGACACCGATTCACCGATCGCCTCACCGTCATCCCGTGGGGCATCCGTTTGAGCGATGCCCGGGTACGCAATCAACCGCCCACTGGCATCGGCCCCCTGTCTCTGGTGCACGCTGGTCGTCTGGACGACAACAAATCCACGATCACCGCAGTCAAAGCCCTCGCTCTAACCGATCAGCCGCACCACTTGACCGTGATCGGCGAAGGAATCCTCCGGGAGCATCTGGAACAGCGGGCTATCGAACTCGGGCTGCGCGACCGGGTTCTTTTCGTTCCGTTCCTGCCCCGCACCGAACTGTGGCGCCGCTTGCCGGGCTTCGACGCCTTCGTCTTCACGACCAGAGGTCTGGAGGCTTTCGGGCTCGTCCTCATCGAGGCCCAGGCCCACGGACTTCCGGTCGCCTACTCCGATCTTCCTGGCGTGAGGGATGTCCTCGGGAACGGTGGCGTTCCCTACACCCCTGGCAACCCGCACTCGCTGGCCGAGGCCCTAGACGAGATGGGCCGGGACTTGCACCGGCGCCAGGACCTGACCAAAGAGGCTCTCCATAACGCGCGCCGATACGACATCACTGCCACCGGCCGCCAGCTGCGAGAACTAACGCTCCGCGTTGCCTCCTCTGCCGCGGCCCCGAGCGCCTCCGCCGGGCACGCCACGGCCGGAAGAGTCCACAAGCCCGAGCCTGCACTGAAGGCCGACCGCGAACCCGCCGACGCCGACCTCACCTGCGTCAGAAACGGGGGCGGCGCGGCGGATCCCCTTGTCACACGCGTTGCGTGCCGTCCCTGA
- a CDS encoding ATP/GTP-binding protein, translating into MKCQYTKVEAKPPPAHPAWEGKDPAKFEMYFMSCSDGGLDNPDGFIVVPQGQPPVPQVDPRELAQRAVDSMTLLGPDIASPRASGRYTVGVPMWMWVNQRATTYGPNFASASAGGITVTATAKVSRIVWAMGDGATVTCNGPGTPYTSSGAMAPSPTCGHLYSTTSADARSSRFLVTATSTWAITWQGGGQAGQLTEVRHSTVPVTVGEVQVVR; encoded by the coding sequence TTGAAGTGCCAGTACACCAAGGTCGAGGCGAAGCCTCCGCCCGCACACCCGGCCTGGGAGGGCAAGGACCCCGCGAAGTTCGAGATGTATTTCATGTCGTGCTCGGACGGCGGCCTGGACAACCCGGACGGTTTCATCGTCGTGCCGCAGGGGCAGCCGCCCGTGCCGCAGGTCGATCCGCGGGAGCTGGCCCAGCGCGCGGTCGACTCCATGACGCTGCTGGGCCCGGACATCGCCAGCCCAAGGGCGAGCGGACGCTACACCGTGGGTGTCCCGATGTGGATGTGGGTCAACCAGAGAGCCACCACCTACGGGCCGAACTTCGCGTCGGCATCGGCGGGCGGGATCACCGTCACCGCGACCGCGAAAGTATCGAGGATTGTGTGGGCCATGGGCGACGGCGCCACCGTGACCTGCAACGGGCCCGGCACCCCCTACACCTCCTCCGGTGCCATGGCCCCGTCTCCCACCTGCGGGCACCTCTACTCCACCACCTCGGCTGATGCCCGCAGCAGTCGGTTCCTGGTGACCGCGACGTCGACGTGGGCGATCACCTGGCAGGGCGGCGGACAGGCCGGCCAGCTCACGGAAGTCCGCCACAGCACCGTGCCGGTCACGGTCGGCGAAGTCCAAGTCGTCCGATAG
- a CDS encoding glycosyl hydrolase family 18 protein has protein sequence MSAALVAALMAGLLGVMGASAPAAQAAVSGLRTATFNMWNSPKYWGEVQELLGEANAPQAIALQEVEKSEPPGYQCAGGDNRDFISRGPKEQIPYTVIKCTAVGNYFYYFLETRVAKNRTRNIAFLVDRDIALNDTNVHVIGRVGAIGDSKKSPKPMLGIRVAGTWLYSAHAENGGGDASSLVEAAHDDAGTGDWAVMGDFNRESDQWPQGELDALGARLIATTEPTRDDKVLDYMIAGTGTSRGVHPKRIDDLKSDHWAVRFGTDCAPVARSSAGPKARAVGDACTGRPSAIVSMGDSYLSGEGGRWAGNALTKEEGDVWGTDRKSRCQSGQDCVYDATSYVGGNRCDRSDVAPIKGVEFDGIPAERRFNLACSGATTENITSTAFKDKKPQVQQLTDLAREYDIRMVVLSIGGNDLNFSEIVQACAKSYLEDSVGNLDPAVRWQCSSTREKAFADALDGVRAKVTKNLMDIRSAMRAAGQSDYRLVLQSYPNVLPKSSDYRYGEGALSFPRYTSGGCPFRDTDSDWARDSVVPRISSMLRAAAGTAGAKFLDVQNAFAGHELCAKSAEQATSANNNSNPLPAEKAEWVRWVPYLASWTKAWFEGKAQGDQQEAIHPNAFGQLALASCLTGLGQALAQNDVAAYECGAVDGGTKTSPLRGEREGVVRLRNALTGEVLDAAGARKDDYLITSPDKASGSQRWLLRNAGTGRISLQAQHNGRYLDTWNSWTYLGGKEKAWFLSRRDDGRVALSLDQGRAASTCLAQDPGKESKGKKWVSHDPCPHVMDDQYWYIDYPADVVITPRDPAGGTEPRDGGRMELRSATGTVMDLKGSSTESGTSVQAYEPNDSEAQRWVMRSLGGENWRITAAAKPGMAVDHDPGPHRTHLVETQEGNANQVWQAKAAGGGWYTLVSGADGRCLSAGEAEQPLELAACEADSPKQRWKFREAGTAMPVSTIRGLEGKCVEPRDGSRDDRTPIRLATCAGSDGQGWTAASDGTLQTLAKCLDVDGGRADNGTPVQLYACNGSAAQRWVYSARQELRNPSSGKCLDVPGSDTARALQLYNCNGSDAQKWQMSAPPIGQPDGGDAGDPYDGSLDDRGTKPAFTGDCRPEGMAQTQGVAARYCDAYDSSGREWVGNNRTRRLVGYFTGWRAGVNGDPKYLVSNIPWSKVTHINYAFAKVDGNRISIGDESDPQNPATGMTWPGEKNAMDSSLPYKGHFNLLNSYKKKHPAVKTLISVGGWADTRNFYAMTTNADGSVNQAGIDTFADSVTEFLDRYGFNGVDIDYEYPTALPNTGNPKDWDVSNPRRKGLQQGYNALMKTLREKLDWAGADKGRYYLLTSAGSSSGYLVRGLDAGQALQYQDYVNVMTYDLHGSWNKYVGPQAPLYDDGKDHELADAGIYNDQAADTKDFQKHGYFNTDWAYHYYRGALPPGRINLGIPYYSRGWRDVQGGSDGLWGTATMPEQSQCPLGTGGRGPANAQACGLGAVGIDNVWHDTENGREVGAGSNPLWHTKNLQAGITPGYLTSYGVDTDRAEGQLSGTYAEKYSDALQAPWLWNASKRVFLSTENEKSIDAKSRYITDKGIGGAMIWELAGDYTQRPGGEWGMGYDLTTRLDNALKGAGAYGNTKAGGQQQPREVIDVTAQLVDFPTGKDDFYPIQPKLRITNNTGVTLAQGTQISLDLPTSTPPVVKDNDYKEIKGLTPGHTGPNVGGLKGDFHRLTLTLGYCEDLAPGKSRDIDLKYYLPITGPSNVTFTIGGKEYASTGDRRRDVSAATPPAPSTGSECQAATWKQGQVYRPDGGRLWRMYDKGDKGWMFEYGDSPPGNPMMIDNNPDQSRVHLVEAMEQNPNQYWKIQLAGEGTYTVSSGERCMTATAARKDIASLGCDGRAEQKWKLVPIADNGSEGAPGAPKHNGVFKLRSLSGGNDLEVAGGTTDQGTHILAGDTKASTAAFVKHQGYYWYAQWYTTAEPGTAEANGGKPWKRLSPAP, from the coding sequence GTGTCCGCCGCGCTCGTCGCCGCGCTGATGGCCGGACTGCTCGGGGTGATGGGTGCCAGCGCCCCCGCTGCCCAGGCGGCGGTGTCCGGCCTTCGCACGGCAACGTTCAATATGTGGAATTCTCCCAAGTATTGGGGGGAGGTCCAGGAACTACTAGGAGAAGCTAACGCTCCACAAGCTATAGCTCTGCAAGAGGTTGAAAAAAGCGAACCGCCCGGCTATCAGTGTGCTGGCGGCGATAATCGCGATTTCATCAGCAGAGGACCGAAGGAGCAGATTCCTTATACGGTGATCAAATGCACGGCCGTCGGGAACTACTTCTACTACTTCCTCGAAACCAGGGTGGCCAAGAATCGTACGCGAAATATTGCGTTTCTGGTCGATAGGGACATCGCTCTGAACGATACGAACGTCCACGTGATCGGCCGGGTGGGTGCTATCGGTGACAGTAAGAAGAGCCCGAAGCCGATGCTGGGGATCCGGGTGGCCGGTACCTGGCTGTACAGCGCACATGCGGAGAACGGGGGCGGCGACGCGTCCAGTCTGGTTGAAGCAGCCCACGACGACGCGGGAACTGGCGACTGGGCCGTGATGGGGGACTTCAACCGGGAGTCGGACCAGTGGCCACAGGGCGAATTGGACGCGCTGGGGGCTCGTCTGATAGCCACGACCGAGCCCACCCGTGACGATAAGGTGCTGGATTACATGATCGCGGGCACGGGTACCAGTCGAGGCGTCCATCCGAAGCGCATCGACGACCTCAAGTCCGACCACTGGGCAGTGCGGTTCGGCACTGACTGCGCTCCTGTTGCCAGGTCGAGTGCTGGGCCGAAGGCGCGCGCGGTGGGTGATGCGTGTACGGGTAGGCCGTCCGCCATCGTCTCGATGGGCGACAGCTACCTCTCCGGTGAGGGCGGCCGATGGGCGGGCAACGCGCTCACCAAGGAGGAAGGTGACGTGTGGGGCACCGACCGGAAGTCGAGGTGCCAGAGCGGGCAGGACTGTGTCTACGACGCGACGTCCTATGTCGGGGGGAACCGCTGCGACCGGTCGGACGTGGCCCCCATCAAGGGAGTTGAGTTCGATGGGATTCCCGCAGAGCGCCGGTTCAACCTCGCCTGCTCGGGGGCGACGACCGAGAACATCACTTCCACAGCATTTAAGGACAAGAAGCCACAGGTTCAGCAGCTCACAGACCTGGCCCGGGAGTACGACATCCGGATGGTCGTGCTGTCCATCGGCGGAAACGACCTGAACTTCAGTGAAATCGTTCAGGCGTGTGCGAAATCCTATCTGGAGGATTCGGTCGGGAACCTCGATCCTGCCGTCCGGTGGCAGTGCTCCAGCACCCGGGAGAAGGCGTTTGCCGATGCGCTCGACGGGGTCCGGGCCAAGGTGACCAAGAACCTGATGGATATCCGCAGCGCGATGAGGGCAGCGGGCCAGTCGGATTACCGCCTGGTGCTCCAGTCGTATCCCAACGTGCTCCCGAAGAGCTCCGATTACCGCTACGGCGAAGGTGCGTTGAGCTTCCCCCGGTACACCAGTGGCGGATGCCCGTTCCGTGACACCGACTCCGACTGGGCCCGCGACTCCGTCGTACCCCGCATCAGCAGCATGCTGCGGGCTGCCGCCGGGACTGCCGGGGCGAAGTTCCTGGACGTGCAGAACGCGTTTGCCGGGCACGAGTTGTGCGCCAAGTCGGCGGAACAGGCCACCAGCGCGAACAACAACAGCAACCCCTTGCCGGCGGAGAAGGCCGAATGGGTCCGCTGGGTCCCGTATCTCGCCAGCTGGACGAAGGCGTGGTTCGAAGGGAAGGCGCAGGGGGATCAGCAGGAGGCGATCCACCCCAACGCGTTTGGACAACTGGCGCTGGCATCGTGTCTGACCGGGCTGGGTCAGGCGCTGGCGCAGAACGACGTTGCCGCCTACGAATGCGGAGCAGTGGACGGTGGCACGAAGACCAGCCCGCTGAGGGGCGAGCGTGAGGGGGTCGTCCGGTTGCGCAACGCACTCACCGGGGAGGTCCTGGACGCCGCAGGGGCGCGCAAGGACGACTACCTCATCACGTCCCCGGATAAGGCTTCGGGCAGCCAGCGGTGGCTGCTGCGCAACGCTGGCACGGGTCGCATCTCGCTGCAGGCACAGCACAACGGCCGCTACCTCGACACCTGGAACAGCTGGACCTATCTGGGCGGCAAGGAGAAAGCCTGGTTCCTGTCACGTCGTGACGACGGCCGGGTCGCACTGTCCCTGGACCAAGGCCGGGCAGCAAGCACCTGTCTGGCGCAGGATCCAGGCAAGGAGTCGAAGGGGAAGAAGTGGGTCAGCCACGACCCCTGTCCGCACGTCATGGACGACCAGTACTGGTACATCGACTACCCGGCCGATGTGGTCATCACCCCGCGTGACCCGGCTGGCGGGACGGAGCCGCGCGACGGGGGACGCATGGAGCTGAGGTCGGCTACCGGCACGGTGATGGACCTGAAGGGAAGCAGCACCGAGAGCGGCACCAGCGTGCAGGCGTACGAGCCCAACGACTCAGAGGCACAGCGCTGGGTGATGCGGTCACTGGGCGGAGAAAACTGGCGGATCACCGCGGCCGCGAAGCCAGGCATGGCGGTCGATCACGATCCTGGACCCCACCGCACGCATCTGGTCGAGACCCAGGAAGGCAACGCCAACCAGGTGTGGCAGGCCAAGGCAGCAGGCGGAGGCTGGTACACCTTGGTGAGTGGCGCTGACGGGCGCTGCCTGAGTGCTGGAGAGGCAGAGCAGCCACTGGAGTTGGCGGCCTGCGAGGCAGACAGTCCAAAGCAGCGGTGGAAGTTCCGCGAGGCAGGGACCGCCATGCCGGTCAGCACAATCAGGGGGCTTGAGGGCAAGTGCGTCGAGCCGCGCGATGGCAGCCGCGACGACCGTACGCCGATCCGTCTGGCCACCTGCGCTGGGTCGGACGGTCAGGGCTGGACGGCGGCTAGTGACGGCACGCTCCAGACACTGGCGAAGTGCCTGGACGTCGACGGCGGGCGCGCCGACAACGGCACCCCGGTCCAGCTTTATGCGTGCAACGGCAGTGCTGCCCAGCGGTGGGTGTACAGCGCTAGGCAGGAACTGCGCAACCCGAGCTCCGGCAAGTGCCTGGACGTCCCCGGATCGGACACCGCCCGGGCGCTGCAGCTCTATAACTGCAACGGCAGCGACGCGCAGAAATGGCAGATGTCGGCCCCGCCGATCGGCCAGCCCGACGGCGGCGACGCGGGCGATCCGTACGACGGCTCCCTGGACGACCGCGGTACCAAACCCGCCTTCACGGGGGACTGCCGCCCGGAGGGCATGGCGCAGACCCAGGGTGTGGCGGCGCGTTACTGCGACGCGTATGACAGCTCGGGGCGCGAGTGGGTCGGCAACAACCGCACACGGCGCCTGGTGGGCTATTTCACCGGGTGGCGTGCGGGCGTGAACGGCGACCCGAAGTACCTGGTGTCGAACATCCCATGGTCGAAGGTGACGCACATCAACTACGCGTTCGCCAAGGTCGACGGGAACCGGATCAGCATCGGAGACGAGAGCGACCCGCAAAACCCAGCGACCGGGATGACCTGGCCGGGCGAGAAGAACGCCATGGACAGCTCGCTGCCGTACAAGGGGCACTTCAACCTGCTGAACAGCTACAAGAAGAAGCATCCCGCGGTGAAGACGCTGATCTCGGTGGGCGGCTGGGCGGACACCCGCAACTTCTACGCGATGACCACGAACGCCGACGGCTCGGTGAACCAGGCCGGCATCGACACGTTCGCCGACTCGGTGACGGAGTTCCTGGACCGATACGGCTTCAACGGCGTCGACATCGACTACGAGTACCCGACCGCCCTGCCCAACACAGGCAACCCGAAGGACTGGGACGTCTCCAACCCCCGCCGCAAGGGGCTGCAGCAGGGATACAACGCGCTGATGAAGACCCTGCGCGAGAAACTGGACTGGGCCGGGGCGGACAAGGGCCGCTACTACCTGCTGACCTCCGCGGGCTCCTCCTCCGGCTACCTGGTCCGCGGCCTGGACGCCGGCCAGGCGCTGCAGTACCAGGACTATGTCAACGTGATGACGTACGACCTGCACGGCTCCTGGAACAAGTACGTCGGTCCGCAGGCCCCGCTGTACGACGACGGGAAGGACCACGAACTCGCGGACGCCGGCATCTACAACGACCAGGCAGCCGACACGAAGGACTTCCAAAAACACGGCTACTTCAACACCGACTGGGCCTACCACTACTACCGCGGTGCGCTGCCGCCCGGCCGCATCAACCTCGGCATCCCCTACTACTCACGGGGCTGGCGGGACGTCCAAGGCGGCTCGGACGGACTGTGGGGGACCGCGACAATGCCGGAACAGTCCCAGTGCCCCCTGGGCACCGGAGGCAGGGGCCCGGCGAACGCCCAGGCGTGCGGGCTCGGCGCCGTCGGCATCGACAACGTGTGGCACGACACGGAGAACGGGCGCGAGGTCGGGGCCGGGTCGAACCCGCTGTGGCACACGAAGAACCTCCAGGCGGGCATCACGCCCGGCTACCTCACGTCCTACGGCGTCGACACCGACAGGGCCGAGGGCCAGCTGAGCGGCACGTATGCCGAGAAGTACTCGGACGCGCTCCAGGCACCCTGGCTGTGGAACGCGTCCAAGCGAGTGTTCCTGTCCACCGAGAACGAGAAGTCCATCGACGCCAAGAGCAGATACATCACTGACAAGGGCATCGGCGGAGCGATGATCTGGGAACTCGCCGGCGACTACACCCAGCGCCCGGGCGGGGAGTGGGGGATGGGCTATGACCTCACCACCCGGCTGGACAACGCCCTCAAGGGCGCCGGCGCGTACGGGAACACAAAGGCGGGGGGCCAGCAGCAGCCCAGAGAGGTGATCGACGTGACGGCGCAACTGGTCGACTTCCCCACCGGAAAGGACGACTTCTACCCGATCCAGCCCAAGCTGCGGATCACCAACAACACCGGCGTCACCCTCGCCCAGGGCACCCAGATCTCCCTCGACCTGCCCACCTCCACACCGCCGGTCGTCAAGGACAACGACTACAAGGAGATCAAGGGCCTCACCCCCGGCCACACCGGCCCCAACGTGGGCGGCCTGAAGGGCGACTTCCACCGCCTGACCCTCACCCTCGGCTACTGCGAGGACCTGGCACCGGGCAAATCCCGCGACATCGACCTCAAGTACTACCTGCCCATCACCGGGCCGTCCAACGTCACCTTCACCATCGGCGGCAAGGAATACGCCTCCACCGGCGACCGGCGCCGCGACGTCTCGGCGGCCACCCCGCCCGCCCCCAGTACGGGATCCGAATGCCAGGCCGCCACCTGGAAACAAGGGCAGGTCTACCGGCCCGACGGCGGACGACTATGGCGGATGTACGACAAGGGAGACAAGGGCTGGATGTTCGAGTACGGCGACAGCCCGCCCGGAAACCCCATGATGATCGACAACAACCCCGATCAGTCCCGCGTGCACCTCGTGGAAGCCATGGAACAGAACCCCAACCAGTACTGGAAGATCCAGCTCGCCGGCGAGGGCACCTACACCGTCAGCAGCGGTGAACGCTGCATGACCGCGACCGCTGCGCGCAAGGACATCGCCTCACTCGGCTGCGACGGGCGAGCCGAGCAGAAGTGGAAACTGGTCCCCATCGCCGACAACGGCAGCGAAGGAGCACCCGGCGCGCCCAAACACAACGGCGTCTTCAAGCTGCGCTCCCTGTCCGGCGGCAACGACCTGGAGGTCGCGGGCGGCACCACCGACCAGGGCACACACATCCTCGCGGGCGACACGAAGGCCTCGACAGCGGCCTTCGTGAAGCACCAGGGCTACTACTGGTACGCCCAGTGGTACACCACCGCCGAACCCGGCACAGCCGAGGCAAACGGCGGCAAGCCGTGGAAGCGACTCAGCCCCGCCCCGTAA
- a CDS encoding transglycosylase SLT domain-containing protein: protein MSKSVIRRIAASKKTLAGAVVALGAAGSMLATVPAQAAPSSAKAIAQQMIKDPAQFAAFNNIVSHESGWDHTATNSSSGAYGLVQALPASKMASAGADWKTNPATQIKWGLDYMNDRYGSPVGAWNFWQTHHWY, encoded by the coding sequence GTGTCGAAGTCCGTCATCCGCCGCATCGCCGCTTCGAAGAAGACCCTCGCGGGTGCCGTCGTCGCCCTCGGTGCCGCCGGTTCCATGCTCGCCACGGTTCCCGCCCAGGCGGCCCCGTCGAGCGCCAAGGCGATCGCCCAGCAGATGATCAAGGACCCGGCGCAGTTCGCGGCCTTCAACAACATCGTTTCCCATGAGAGTGGCTGGGACCACACCGCCACGAACTCCTCCTCGGGCGCCTATGGCCTGGTCCAGGCTCTGCCGGCCTCGAAGATGGCCTCGGCCGGTGCGGACTGGAAGACCAACCCGGCCACCCAGATCAAGTGGGGCCTGGACTACATGAACGACCGCTACGGCAGCCCCGTCGGCGCCTGGAACTTCTGGCAGACCCACCACTGGTACTAA
- a CDS encoding nucleotide sugar dehydrogenase, with translation MQIVVAGQGYVGLPLAVRAAEVGHCVVGYDVDPHRVQQLAAGQSYVQDVASARLRAVLDSGAYSATADAGALAGFDIAVITVPTPLRDGVPDLTYIESCARTLGEYLRPGATVVLESTSYPGTTEELLLPILEKCSGLKGGVDFLAGFSPERIAPGNQRWSFEGTPKVVSGIDATSLDVIKGFYDGIFQTTVPVSGPRVAELAKLIENTFRLVNISMINELATLTGRLGVNIWEAIDAAATKPFGFTRFTPGPGIGGHCLPVDPLFLAWKIREDLGVPFRFVELADDVNRHMPDYVVRRVVEALAKRGTTITGSRILLLGLTYKFNATDLRNSPSARVAELLISLGAEVRGADPNIADGAGTERAVCRVAATPEEVAAADVVVLLMDHTRFDLAMIQEHAPWVLDCRNRMSGANVEVL, from the coding sequence ATGCAGATAGTTGTCGCTGGTCAGGGCTACGTAGGGCTTCCCCTGGCCGTACGCGCCGCAGAGGTGGGGCACTGTGTCGTCGGCTACGACGTGGACCCGCACCGCGTCCAACAGCTCGCCGCCGGCCAGTCCTACGTGCAGGACGTGGCCTCCGCACGGCTGCGCGCGGTGCTGGATTCCGGGGCCTACTCGGCGACCGCCGACGCCGGCGCGCTGGCTGGCTTCGACATCGCGGTCATCACCGTGCCGACGCCGTTGCGGGACGGCGTGCCCGACCTGACCTACATCGAGTCCTGCGCCCGGACGCTGGGTGAGTACCTTCGTCCCGGCGCGACCGTTGTCCTGGAGTCGACGAGCTATCCAGGCACCACCGAGGAACTGCTGCTGCCGATCCTGGAAAAGTGCTCGGGCCTCAAAGGCGGGGTGGACTTCCTGGCCGGATTCAGTCCCGAGCGCATCGCCCCGGGGAACCAGAGGTGGTCGTTCGAGGGGACGCCCAAAGTGGTGTCCGGAATCGACGCCACATCCCTCGATGTCATCAAGGGCTTCTACGACGGCATCTTCCAGACCACAGTGCCGGTGTCCGGGCCCAGGGTCGCCGAGCTGGCCAAGCTGATCGAGAACACCTTCCGGCTCGTCAACATCTCCATGATCAACGAGTTGGCGACGCTGACCGGCCGCCTCGGCGTGAACATCTGGGAGGCGATCGACGCGGCTGCGACCAAGCCCTTCGGGTTCACGCGGTTCACCCCGGGGCCGGGCATCGGTGGGCACTGCCTGCCCGTCGACCCGTTGTTCCTGGCGTGGAAGATCCGGGAAGACCTCGGCGTCCCCTTCCGGTTCGTGGAACTCGCCGACGACGTGAACCGCCATATGCCCGACTACGTCGTCCGGCGTGTCGTGGAAGCACTCGCCAAGCGCGGCACGACCATCACCGGATCCCGGATCCTGCTGCTCGGGCTGACCTACAAGTTCAACGCCACCGACCTCCGCAACTCACCGTCGGCACGTGTCGCCGAACTCCTCATCAGCCTCGGCGCCGAGGTCCGCGGCGCCGACCCCAACATCGCGGACGGCGCCGGTACCGAGCGGGCCGTGTGCCGGGTGGCCGCGACTCCCGAGGAGGTCGCGGCCGCTGACGTCGTGGTGCTCCTCATGGACCACACACGCTTCGACCTTGCGATGATCCAGGAACACGCGCCCTGGGTTCTCGACTGCCGAAACCGCATGTCCGGAGCGAACGTCGAGGTTCTTTAG
- a CDS encoding SAF domain-containing protein yields MALSLALIAAGGAGVAVLLLQVGHRTEVVTVVRDVQVGQVLSEHDLGRASLALDPAVKAVRADNLASVVGQRAAVELRPGSLLAPTQVTKDLLVKPGEQLVPIGLEPKQIPATGLVAGQRVQLVHVPAPGTADAGKVSEAAPKTLVGRVVKASGAAPGTGIVVVDVATAATDGPTAAAWEAAGTLRLVLAAAEGP; encoded by the coding sequence ATGGCGCTGTCCCTGGCGCTGATCGCCGCCGGGGGTGCCGGAGTTGCGGTCCTGCTGCTGCAGGTCGGCCACCGCACGGAGGTGGTGACCGTGGTCCGCGACGTCCAGGTCGGCCAGGTCCTGAGCGAGCACGACCTGGGCAGGGCGTCTCTCGCCCTGGACCCGGCCGTCAAAGCGGTGCGCGCCGACAACCTGGCATCGGTGGTGGGCCAGCGGGCCGCCGTCGAACTGAGGCCCGGCTCCCTGCTCGCCCCCACCCAGGTGACGAAGGACCTGCTGGTCAAGCCGGGCGAACAGCTGGTGCCGATCGGTTTGGAGCCCAAGCAGATCCCCGCCACGGGGTTGGTGGCAGGCCAGAGGGTACAGCTGGTGCACGTCCCAGCCCCGGGCACTGCCGATGCGGGCAAAGTGTCGGAGGCCGCGCCGAAGACCCTTGTGGGCCGGGTCGTGAAGGCCTCGGGCGCCGCGCCCGGCACGGGGATCGTGGTCGTGGACGTGGCCACCGCCGCGACCGACGGCCCCACCGCCGCCGCGTGGGAGGCGGCCGGCACGCTGCGCCTGGTGTTGGCCGCTGCGGAGGGTCCGTGA